From Phycisphaerae bacterium, the proteins below share one genomic window:
- a CDS encoding exo-alpha-sialidase — MAEQVRFEPAGRDAAGEPFRPCRRMIVGPWCNQPEEYEGYNGFVGWAGLTILRSGRWLCTFSSGYWHASMPLTEEVLADEKCRKLFEYYQTLGCPYIRAPRGGRAHIMHSDDRGRTWSKPETLIDTDLDDRHPTILELDDGTWLCMFFQYRLPQFGQACWIRSQDQGKTWTAPVTPPGGQPGGFGAGPTIQLRDGSVVWVAEGIHDDVAYPQIGVYRSTDRGRSFELASVLRADHELNEPSVVEMPSGRLAVITRRQGDLWFSDDGGRTWTPPQTFGVELFDPHLLMLPNGVLACFHGSYPNGGIRVILSGDEGRTWHGPTETFGYGVDLSVYGYCHPVLLDDGTVLLVYLHSGGHHTADARTEALWLLRVAVSDTADGIEILPAPGSPAERKASLSHLESQRTEGGDPALGEL, encoded by the coding sequence ATGGCGGAGCAGGTGCGATTTGAGCCGGCGGGACGCGACGCGGCGGGCGAGCCCTTCCGGCCATGCCGGAGGATGATCGTCGGCCCCTGGTGCAATCAGCCTGAGGAGTACGAAGGCTACAACGGCTTTGTCGGATGGGCGGGCCTGACCATCCTGCGTAGCGGGCGCTGGCTGTGCACGTTCAGTTCCGGCTACTGGCACGCCAGCATGCCGCTGACCGAGGAGGTGCTGGCCGATGAAAAGTGCCGGAAGCTGTTCGAGTACTACCAGACCCTCGGCTGCCCGTACATCCGCGCCCCGCGCGGCGGGCGGGCTCACATCATGCACTCGGACGACCGCGGCCGGACCTGGTCCAAGCCGGAAACGCTGATCGACACCGATCTGGACGACCGCCATCCGACGATCCTGGAGCTCGACGACGGCACGTGGCTGTGCATGTTCTTCCAGTACCGCCTGCCGCAATTCGGCCAGGCCTGCTGGATCCGCTCGCAGGATCAGGGCAAGACCTGGACCGCTCCGGTGACTCCGCCCGGCGGGCAACCCGGCGGCTTTGGCGCCGGTCCGACCATCCAGCTTCGCGACGGAAGCGTGGTCTGGGTGGCCGAGGGGATTCACGACGACGTCGCCTACCCTCAGATTGGGGTCTATCGTTCGACCGATCGCGGGCGCAGCTTCGAGTTGGCCTCGGTTCTCCGCGCCGATCACGAACTCAACGAGCCCAGCGTGGTCGAGATGCCCTCCGGGCGGCTGGCCGTGATCACCCGTCGCCAGGGCGACCTGTGGTTTTCGGATGACGGGGGGCGAACCTGGACGCCGCCGCAAACCTTCGGCGTTGAGCTGTTCGATCCGCACCTGCTGATGCTGCCTAACGGCGTGCTGGCCTGCTTCCACGGGTCGTATCCCAACGGCGGTATTCGAGTGATCCTCAGCGGCGACGAGGGCCGCACCTGGCACGGTCCGACCGAGACCTTCGGGTACGGCGTCGATCTGAGCGTCTACGGCTACTGCCATCCGGTCCTGCTGGACGACGGCACTGTGTTGCTGGTGTACCTGCATAGCGGCGGGCACCACACCGCCGACGCCCGGACGGAGGCCCTGTGGCTCTTGCGGGTGGCCGTCAGCGATACAGCCGACGGGATCGAAATCCTGCCCGCGCCCGGTTCGCCCGCCGAACGAAAGGCGTCGCTCTCGCACTTGGAGAGCCAGCGGACCGAAGGCGGCGATCCGGCACTCGGAGAGCTGTGA